From Roseateles sp. SL47:
CGATCTGGCTGGCGGTCCAGCAGCCGGGAACGAAGTTTGTGGGCATGAAGACGCTGGAGCAGCAAGCCACACTGGTGCTGCACCGGCAACGGGAACTGCTGCAGAAGATGAAGGTCATGCAGACCAATGCGCTGCGTGGTCTGCTGTACGAGTTCGGCTCGACCTTTGCCCGAGGCAAGAACGCGCTATTCAGCGAGATCGAAGCGGCCCTGGAGGCACTAGTCACCGACATCCCACAGTACGTGGCCGACAGCCTGCGCGAGCAGGTGCAGCGGATCAAGCAACTGGCCACGGACATCAAGGCGATCGAAGTGCGGCTCGCGCAGCGGCTGCGCGTGGACGAGGACATGAAGCGCGTGGCCAAGATTCCCGGTGTGGGCCTGCTCACGGCCACGGCGGCGATTGCCACGATGGGCGAAGCGCAGGCCTTCAAGTCGGGGCGGGAGTTCTGCGCCTGGCTGGGCCTGGTGCCCAAACAGAGTGGCACGGGTGGCAAAGTCAAGCTGCTGGGCATCTCCAAGCGGGGCGACAGCTATTTGCGAACGCTACTGATCCACGGCGCCCGCTCGGTGCTTATGCATGCCAAGGCGCCAGAGCCGTGGCTGGAGCAGATCAAGGCCAGGCGACCGGCCAACGTGGTGATCGTGGCGCAGGCGGCCAAGATGGCCCGCACCGTCTGGGCGGTCGTGGCCAAGCAGCAGGACTATCAACGGGGCTACAAGAGCGTCAGGCCGCAAGCGGTCTGAACGCGATAGCTCACAACATC
This genomic window contains:
- a CDS encoding IS110 family transposase; the encoded protein is MIDGRQVVGLDIAKSVFQLHTVDMDSGEIVNVQLKRAKVLGYFVKKAPCLIGIEACGSAHHWARRFKAQGHEVRLIHAKAVRPFVAGNKTDATDARAIWLAVQQPGTKFVGMKTLEQQATLVLHRQRELLQKMKVMQTNALRGLLYEFGSTFARGKNALFSEIEAALEALVTDIPQYVADSLREQVQRIKQLATDIKAIEVRLAQRLRVDEDMKRVAKIPGVGLLTATAAIATMGEAQAFKSGREFCAWLGLVPKQSGTGGKVKLLGISKRGDSYLRTLLIHGARSVLMHAKAPEPWLEQIKARRPANVVIVAQAAKMARTVWAVVAKQQDYQRGYKSVRPQAV